The following are encoded together in the Lactuca sativa cultivar Salinas chromosome 1, Lsat_Salinas_v11, whole genome shotgun sequence genome:
- the LOC128127540 gene encoding uncharacterized protein LOC128127540, with translation MTTNSEFSTQQVFRYREDLMYWVQNVAHSQGFVIVTKRSRAITIGFISNIVLGSDRGGKYMKARGFWTLRVVRDEHNHEPSMYMEGHLFAMQLSDKESHLVQELTKLNVKPQDILSTLKEQNPNNVSSLRTIYNFRRSFRDLNKKVEPRCRMLCIFCKLKDVFGYLCSVWLDKYVERFVSLWTDKHISFGNSTTNRVDSQHSKLKKHLNSAKCDLDRFIYVIEKVVQAQLTAIKESLARCRIFRKPKFENKLFRELEFVVSFHAMDKVLEELHRLKGFSPTPKKCGCQLRTCFGLPYAHELAMYINKDLPIPLDSIDVFFWKKLDLELFVSVEYGDFNCDHGMQRFKEIYNNQPDQGKINFIRKSRGIMDPSKILINEPSIKKNNRGHPKVKRGQHQTQAPHRMQG, from the exons ATGACGACAAATTCAGAATTTTCAACCCAACAA gTATTTAGATATCGTGAAGATTTAATGTATTGGGTGCAAAATGTGGCACACTCTCAAGGTTTTGTTATCGTTACTAAACGATCAAGGGCAATAACTATTGGATTCATCTCTAACATAGTACTTGGTAGTGATCGTGGTG GGAAGTATATGAAGGCTCGTGGTTTTTGGACGTTAAGGGTCGTACGTGATGAACACAATCATGAACCATCAATGTATATGGAGGGTCATCTGTTTGCAATGCAATTGTCGGATAAAGAATCTCATTTGGTGCAAGAATTGACAAAGCTCAATGTGAAACCGCAAGATATTCTGTCAACATTAAAAGAGCAAAATCCAAATAATGTGTCTTCACTGAGAACTATATACAATTTTCGTCGAAGTTTTAGAGATCTTAACAAGAAGGTAGAACCCCGATGCAGAATGTTATGCATATTTTGCAAACTAAAGG ATGTTTTTGGTTACCTTTGTAGTGTTTGGTTGGACAAGTATGTCGAAAGATTTGTATCATTATGGACTGACAAACATATTAGTTTTGGAAATTCAACAACAAATAGAGTTGATAGCCAACATTCCAAGCTGAAAAAACACCTAAATTCGGCGAAATGTGATTTGGACAGATTCATATATGTCATTGAAAAAGTTGTTCAGGCACAACTCACTGCTATCAAAGAAAGTCTTGCAAGATGTAGAATCTTTCGTAAGCCAAAATTCGAGAATAAACTATTCCGAGAACTGGAGTTTGTTGTTTCATTTCATGCTATGGATAAAGTCTTAGAAGAGCTTCACCGGTTAAAAGGATTTAGTCCAACTCCTAAAAAATGTGGTTGTCAATTGCGGACATGTTTTGGATTACCATATGCTCATGAACTTGCAATGTATATCAATAAAG ATTTGCCTATTCCGTTAGATTCAATTgatgtttttttttggaaaaaacttgatttggagctTTTTGTATCTGTGGAATATGGTGATTTTAATTGTGATCATGGCATGCAAAGGTTTAAAGAAATATACAACAATCAACCAGATCAAGGAAAAATCAATTTTATAAGAAAGTCAAGGGGGATAATGGATCCGTCAAAAATTCTGATCAATGAACCTTCGATTAAGAAAAATAATCGTGGACACCCAAAAGTGAAGCGTGGTCAGCATCAAACTCAAGCTCCTCACAGAATGCAAGGTTAA